The Athene noctua chromosome 25, bAthNoc1.hap1.1, whole genome shotgun sequence region AGAAGGTGGGTACTGCATCACGTGTGGAGAATAAGAAACTCTGGGTAATTTTCCCAGGTGTAGCAATAAGAAATGAGACTTATGctgctttccattttttcttttcctttttttttttttttattccttctgtatGAGGGTGTTGAGCTGGTGCCTCTGGTTCATCTCCCGTGCTCCCTAATTTAACAGTTCCCGTGTCTTTCAGATTCTCCTGGGATCCTGCAGTTTGAAGTTTGTCCTCTCTCTGACTCCTGCTTTAGTGTGTCCTTTCAGCATCCTGTGAATGACTCTCTGGTGTGTGGTAAGTGGACTCGGTAAAAGCGTGAGCGTGTTTATGGGAAGGAAGACAAGGTGTTCTTCCACCGGTACCAGGAGTTTGATCTCTTCCAAACACCTTCTCTCTTTTAGTGGTGATGGATGTGCAAGACTCAACTCACGTGAACTGTAAGCTGTACAAAGGGCTGTCTGATGCTCTTATCTGTACAGATGATTTCATTGCCAAAGTTGTTCAAAGGTAAGCTGGATGGTTTTGTGCCGCCCTCACTCCAGATCATACAGGTGAACTCGGGGTCTCTCTCCTATTTTTGGAGCCGTTCTGTCTGCGGGTGAGTTTTGGCAGTGGTTGGTTGGAAGAGAAGAAAGCTTGGAGACCCATTGGAAATTCCATTCCAGACGTTCAACCACAGCCACTTATTTTTGAGGTGCCGCCCTGCTCATGCCTCCTCCTGGAAGCTGTTGCTTTCCAAGCCTTGTGAAATGTGGCAGAGCTCCCCTGCGGATTGTCATTTGCACAGGCCTTTTACCAAGGTTCCTCTGCCTCAGCCACCATTCTGAACACAGCACAGTGTTAACAGGGCACAGCACAGACATTGTGAGTGAGaatagctgtttttttctttcagaacattATCGGCTCGTCCTTGAGTAGAACGCAGCACTATCATTGATTTTGACAGTGTTGCAGgaaatcaggtttgtcaagctCAGGCAAAGGTGTTTTCTGGCAGAATCAGAGTAGCAACCCAGATTGTTGTCCTGTGCTTTAACTACAAGATCGTGATCTGTCAGCTGTTAGAGTTAATGGATTGATTAATTCTCCCTTTGTGATTGCAGGGCAGTGTGTAAAGGCACAGTTGTCTCTCGTGATGGGATAAGTGTGAATACAGGCAGAACAGGAGGGCATTTCCAGTGCCCGGACCTGTTGCTCTCTTGTGCCCAAGAGCCTTGCTGCTTGCCTTGTGTCTGATGAAGCTGTTAAAACGTCTTCAGCGAGCATTGCCACAGGGCAGCAAAATGCACACTAACCCCTTTGTCTTGTGCCTTGCAGGTGTATGTCCATTCCTGTCACCATGAGAGCAATTcgcagaaaagcagaaacaattcAAGCCGACACGCCGGCCTTGTCCCTCATTGCAGAGACAGTAGAAGATATGGTGAAGAAAAACCTTcccccagccagcagcccagGGTATGGCATGACCACAGGCAGCAACCCAATGAGTGGTACCACTACCCCAACCAACACTTTTCCTGGGGGGCCCATCACTACTTTGTTTAACATGAGCATAAGCATGAAAGAGAGGCATGACTCGGTGGGCCATGGGGAGGACTTCAGCAAAGTGTCTCAGAACCCTATTCTCACTAGTTTGTTGCAGATCACAGGGAATGTGGGCTCTACCATTGGCTCAAGTCCAACCCCTCCCCACCACACCCCACCACCAGTATCCTCACCAGCAAGCAACACCAAGAACCACCCCATGCTCATGAACCTTCTTAAAGAGAATGCCCCTCAGGATTTCTCCACTCTGTATGGGAGCAGCCCTCTCGAGAGGCAGAACTCTTCCTCTGGCTCCCCCAGAATGGAAATGGGCCCTGGGGggaataaacaaaagaaaaaaaaatcccgcaTGCCGGCCGACAAGCCCAAGCATCAGACTGAGGACGATTTCCAGAGGGAGCTCTTTTCAATGGATGTTGACTCCCAGAATCCCATTTTTGATGTCAACATGACTGCAGATACCCTGGACACCCCCCACATTACTCCAGCACCCAGCCAGTGCAGCACTCCTCCTACCACCTACCCCCAGCCTATACCTCACTCGCAGCCCAGTATTCAGAGAATGGTTCGACTCTCTAGTTCGGACAGCATCGGGGCCGACGTCACCGACATCCTTTCGGATATAGCAGAGGAGGCTTCCAAGCTCCCCGCCACTAACGAGGACTGTCCGCCCATCGGTACTCCCGTCAGAGACTCTTCTAGTTCAGGACATTCACAAAGTGCCCTCTTTGACCCCGATGTTTTCCAGACGAACAATAGTGAGAACCCGTACACAGATCCAGCAGACCTGATAGCAGACGCTGCTGTGAGCCCCAACAGTGATTCttcaaaccatttttttccagatggaGTAGATTTCAACCCTGATTTGCTGAACAGTCAGAGCCAGAGTGGCTTTGGGGAGGAATACTTTGACGAGAGTAGTCAGAGTGGAGACACTGATGATTTCAAGGGCTACACATCCCAGGCTCTACCTCCTTTGGGGGTGCAAGTCTTGGGGGCTGACGGgggggaaaataaatttaagggGAGCAATCAGTCCGATACGGTAGATTTTAGTATTATTGCAGCTGCAAGCAAAGCACTGGGGTCCTCTGACATCATGGAGCATCACAGTGGAGGTCAGAGCCCTTTGCTGAATACAGGGGatttaggaaaagaaaagtcTCAGAAACGGGTAAAGGAAGGCAACGGTTCAGGAAGCAACATGGCAGGTCCCGGGATAGATGGGAAGCCGGGGAAGCGCAGCCGGACGCCGTCCAGCGATGGTAAAAGTAAAGAGAAACTTCCAAAGCGGAAGAAGCAGGAGACGGACGGGAAGTCGCCGTCGCACAGTTCATCAAACAGGCCCTTCACGCCACCAGCAAGCACAGGCGGGTCCAAATCTCCTGGGAGTTCAGGCAGATCTCAGACTCCTCCCGGTGTAGCTACTCCTCCTATTCCAAAAATAACCATTCAGATCCCAAAAGGAACAGTGACTGTTGGCAAACCGTCTTCGCATGGCCAGTACACGAGTAGTGGCTCTgtcacctcctccagcagcaaaaGCCATCATAGccattcttcctcttcctcctcttcttcctcctcttcaacCTCAGGCAAAATTAAAAGCAGCAAGTCAGAAGGGTCTTCTGGCTCAAAGATGAGCAGCAGCCTCTACTCAAGCCAAGGCAGCTCAAGTTCGGGTCAGTCCAAGAGCTCGGCTCAGTCGGTGGGAAAACCCGGATCCTCCCCCATCACCAAACACGGCCTCAGCACCGGTTCTGGAAGTACCAAGATGAAACCTCAAGGAAAGCCATCGTCGCTTATGAACCCTTCCATGAGTAAACCAAACATCTCTCCGTCTCATTCGAGACCCTCGGGAGGTTCTGACAAGCTTGCTTCTCCCATGAAACCTGTCCCAGGCACTCCGCCGTCATCTAAAGCAAAGTCACCGATCAGTTCAGGTTCCGGAGGCTCCCATATGTCTGGGACAGGATCAAGCTCAAGTATGAAATCGTCTTCGGGAATGGGATCCTCCGGGTCTATGTCACAGAAACCGCCTCCGTCGTCAAATTCTTCAACagcatcttcctcttccttttcatcGAGCGGGTCTTCCATGTCTTCATCTCAAAACCAGCATGGAAGCTCCAAAGGCAAGTCTCCGAGCAGAAACAAGAAGCCATCTCTGACTGCAGTCATAGACAAACTTAAACACGGGGTTGTCACTAGTGGGCCTGGTGGAGATGACCCAATGGATGGACAGATAGGGCCAAGTTCCAATTCCTCAAGCCATACGATGTCCTCCAAGCACAATATGTCCGGAGGCGAGTTCCAGGGCAAACGTGAGAAGAGTGACAAAGAGAAATCTAAAGTCTCTGTTTCTGGAGGATCCGTTGACTCTTCCAAGAAGACTTCAGATTCCAAAAATGTTGGAAGCACTGGAGTGGCCAAAATTATCATCAGCAAACATGATGGTGGTTCCCCTAGCATTAAAGCCAAAGTAACTTTGCAGAAacctggggaaggaggtggggatAGCCTGAGGCCTCAGATGGCTTCTTCCAAAAGCTATGGGTCCCCTCTAATCAGTGGGTCCACTCCAAAACACGAACGCTGCTCTCCCAGCCACAGTAAGTCACCAGCATACACTCCCCAAAACATCGACAGCGAGAGCGAGTCGGGCTCTTCCATAGCAGAGAAATCCTACcagaacagccccagctctgacGATGGCATTAGGCCCTTGCCCGAGTATAGCTCAGAAAAACACAAGAAGcacaaaaaagagaagaaaaaagtgaaagacAAAGACCGGGACAGAGATCGGGATCGGGATAAAGACCGAGACAAGAAGAAATCTCACAGCATGAAGCCAGAGAGCTGGTCCAAGTCCCCAATTTCAGCCGACCAGTCCCTGTCCATGGCCAGCAGCACCATCCTGTCGGCCGAGCGCCCGTCCCGGGCCAGCCCGGAGTTTCTGATCGGGGAGGAAGATGATGATCTCATGGATGTTGCTCTAATTGGCAATTAATTTTCTTAGCGTCTTGAAAAGATGAGCTGTGCGCAGGACCTGCGGGTTCTAGAAATTGGAAGAAAGGAACAGTTCGTTGCAAACTTGCCACACTGATTTTTATGGGGTGcgtttgaagaggaaaaaaacagtatttccaagGATCTCCAAAGCCTGAACAGAAAGTGTGAGTGCCAGCAGCTCGTTCGGCACGCCAGGTTCCTGACTGTGGCCTTTCTCCTGCCAACACTTGCCCTCCTTCTTAATTTATAAGTATTAACAGCCCCGTTAGTTAATGGGTGTGAAGCTGAGTGTAAGTGTGGGAGCAGCCCCCAGACCGGTGCAAACAACACGGGTTTATCCTGGGAGAGTCCGAGCTCCTCTGCCCTTCCTCCCATTCCGAATAAGTTGCTTTTTTATTTAGGAAGTTTTAAACTGATTATTTTAGGTCATGTTTTAGGattgggttttattctttttaaaagggTGGttgaaagcagacaaaaatatctttttctcattttatttttgtggcaTTTCTTCATTGAATGCCTGATGCAGCGTGGCGCTGGGGAACTTCAGCTTCCTCTGagctgagctgctctgcagacTCGGGCACCGTGTTCTGGTGGGTGTCAGCAGCTGGTGCCAGGTCGCTGTGGTGAAGGATTGTGGGTTTACGTTTGACTTCCCTTTCATTTTGGCTATTTATTTATGTCCACATCTGAATGCCCTGTGCTGCTTGTTTTCACTCAGTCTCTTTTAATTGTGTGATGCAGAGCCCAGAGGGGCTTGGGAATTTGGGGAGAGCCCGTGGATTTGGGCAGCTCTGCACACGTGCAGCCACGGGGGCTTTGATGAAATTGGTGAAATTCTGGCGTGTGTTGGAGCAAATCTGAATTGGAAAGGGACTCTGGTGTCTTCATCTGAGCATTGCTTCCTCGGAAGCCTGGCAAACAGAGCTTCCCCAGAACCCCCTGGTGCTGCGTTTGTAAAGCCACAGACTCTAACCCGCACGCGTCCCAGTCCTGCAAACACTTTAGAGCCAGGCTTCGCTTCCCCACCACGAATGCTCCCATTAGTGTCACTCAAACAGCTCACGTGCATTCGTGGTTTAGAAACAGGCCTCATTTTCTTGGTCTGTTTCTGTTGCTGAGCCCTTCAAGGtttcctttgggtttttgcttttttttttcttttaacttgcaGCGTGCTTCTCGGATAGTAATTGTGGCGATGCGCGCAGGCATTGCCTTCTCTCTCTGGGAGGCGTTAGCCTGGCAGAGTGAGTCAGCCCTGCCCTGGTGTCAGCACTGACACTGCTGGAAAAACAGCCCCTAACTGGTTCATCTGGGATAAGAGTTGCAGCAGAAGCAGCGATTTCCTTAAAAGATGGATTTTCCCCTTCTGGCTGGAATTTAAGAGCATGACTCAGGCATCCTCTGTGGTCTTATCTTGTGGCCCCTGAAAGGAAAAGAGACTCAGGAGAgcgttttatttttaaaagcagttaaatCTGATTCACTGAAGAGGAATGTGGGAAACCGAGAGTTCTGTGAACGCATCTCCTTTGGAATTACAGACCGAGCAGAATCCTGCTCCCCTTGGATTTTGCTGTTGATTCCCAAAGGCCAGGATTTCCCCCATGGGAATGAGATAATACTCCATGTTTGGGGATGCAGTCTGAAAAGACGTCAAGGATTTAAGTTTCTTTTAAATCGGAGAGATTTTCGGTCCAACCCCAGGCAAGCCGGTTCTTTTCCAGCTCATTCAAAGCCGCAGTGAGGCCGATGTCTTTTCAGTAGGGTGGCAACTGTTAATTACAGGGATTTTTCGccttttcctcctgcctttgGTTTAATTCCAGGGCTCCTGCAGAACGTGGGAGATGTGACTTTCTCCAAAGCCCCCcctgctccaggctctggggTGCTCTCCCTTGTATTTTCCACCCTTCACCCTTTGCTCTGCCTACCGTAGCTTCCCCCTCACCATCTTCACGTGCTGAGATAACAGGAAAATCGTAAATAAAGTCTGAACCTGGAGCAAATGACGTTATCTTACACAGCATCGGAATCGTTTGACTGTGGGGAATCTGCGAAGAGGATGTAAGAAACACACCACTGGATGAATTTATCTGGAGACCCTGCGACAGCGGCTGCATCCCGGCGATGACGCCTGCTCAGGCTCCAGCAGGTTGTCATCTGGTTTCCTTCTGCcccccttaatttttttttttaaatttttttttttttttaaagtggttttgttTCACAAAAGCCCTTTGATCCGTTGGGGGTGGTGTGAGGCATAACCAGCCTTCAGAAAGAAACGTGTTTGAATCAGGGCTGGGGGTTTGACGGGACGGATTGCTGGACTTGCCATGAATCAATCGTGTTTTACCGGTATGAAACAGTAAAAGTTGGAAGGAAATACAGTTCGGCTTCGTCATTAAcacaaaaatgaattttaatggaACGAGCTGCACACGTTTCCTCTCTGCTTGCCCAAGACCAAAGTTCAGTATCCTAAATTTCTCCTGCAGAAGGCACAGAAAGAGAGGGAACAGTCTCACCGCGGCCGGAGCCGCCGCTCCCAGCCCGCGGGGCAGCACTTTGAAAGCTTTTTGCCCCATTTTGGTGCACTGTCCCCTTTTCCCTTTGTGTGAAATAAATcatgtgagagagagagagagagaccagaGCCGGGCGCCGGCCTCCGTCGCTGTGCTGAGAGATGAGGGACTCGACTACGCCGACGTTTTGACCCGTCAATGCTTGGTctctgagaaatgttttatttttaaaatatttttgcttattcTCGATGATTATTTTACATCTTTCAGTATTGGAAAGATAAAAAGgtgtaaacaaaataaaagccaaaccTTTTAATCTCAGGTGGTGAAGCGTACATggagattaaaagaaaatggttctttCCTAAATGGTGGTGATGTAAATACCTGTGTggaaatttgctttttttttgtaaataatccCGGCTCCTTTTGCATTCTTTTTGGACGTAGAGTGTACTTTCGACTTTTTTGGAAATATGGCAAAGAACACGTTTATTTACATGCAAATAAATCTCTTTGGTACAAAGCTCTCGGGTCTctggggggggcggcgggaggtgGCGAGTCGCGCCACGCTCGATTTTCCCGCGGGAATGACATCACCGTGACGTCACACCAGCGCTGCCTGTGATTGGCCGAGCTCCGCGGCCTTCCCGCTCCTCCCGGAAGGGAACGGCGAGGCGGgggacgcgccccccccccccccccccccccccccacttccccgGGACCCCCGATCCCCGCGGCGGCACCgggggggggcgttggggggAGGATCCCCCCCCGGATATGAGGGGGAGGATCCTCGCGGCCCCGGATGTGTCGGGGGGGtgtaacggggggggggggtcctgcagCCCCCGGTGTcgcggggagcagggggggggcgTCCCTCAcacaccccctccctccccggtCGCACCGGGAGGACCCTGGCGGCGGCGCGATGGGGGCGGCGGCCTGTGGGGTaggtgggggcggcggggggggtgcgggccggccccccccccccccccgattcaTTCTCTtccccgctgccccccctcccctcccctcccaccaccccccccctcaCCCGCCGCAGCGCGctctgtcccgtcccccccccgccgccgcgcgccgTGCCCGGCGCTGGCCAATGAGCGGGCGCGTTGCTGGCAGGTGCggagtgtttttgttttgggttgaaGTTGAGGCCGGAGGagacgcggcggcggcggcgggcggaggccGCGGAGCCCCGGTCCCCCCGgtcccccctgccctcctccctccgccggccttcctccccccccttccctctctccttcctcctcctcctcctcctcctcctcccgcccggccccgccatgCGGAGGGAGATGAACGGGGTCACCAAGAGCCGCTTTGAGGTGAGGCCCCGGGGGTGCGGCCGCGCGGCCCGGCccaggggggtgttggggggggccgggccgcaGCGTGTTGTgtcccgtgtgtgtgtgtgtgtgtgtgtcccccacccgcCAGCGTTAAGGCGTGGGGCGaggccccccccttcccccccttcccccccccccccccccgggacaaCCGGCCATCGCGGCCCTGTGgtagagctggggggggggggggcggctttACCACAGGCctgcgggcggagggggggggtggtgtgtcagGCCTGTTGCCCCCCCGCTCCTCGCGGGGTGCGCAGGGGTGGTGTGAGTGTGAAACTTCTtgctgtccccccccccccctcccgccccgttGACATCATTTTGTCTCAATTTGCGTTGCCCCGTCACATGTaaactcggggggggggggatgcgggcgggggggggggcacagggcggCTGCCAACGTGTTGCTGCGGGTGTGAGCGCTGGCAGGGAAGTTGGTGGAAGGCGGGGGGGTGGGAATGGAGCCTGGAAAACGAGCCAGcctgctcggggccggggggggccggggggatgGCCCCACCGCGGCTTTTTTTTGGGCAGTAGccgggaaaaaaattaattacggGTTGGTGGGGGATGGAGAGGACGGAAGGAGCAGCGGGTAAACAATAAGATCTATTCAAAGCCCGTGGCACAAAGCGGGCGATCGCGCCAGGGCCGCTTCCAGCTCGGCATTGTTGTACCAGCTGTCTGCcccgggaggggggggcaggCGCCGGGGGTCGGGGCTGAGagcacccccccgcaccccccccaccggcTTTGCTTCTCCTGGCTCGAAGAGGCCGTTGGGAGGATGAAAATACCTGCCCGTTCCTTCTCTCTGCCGCCCGGCTCGTGTTTTGTACCAGGACAGCACAGGAGGAAAAGAGCCCGGAACGGTAAAGATGTGGCTGTGTCCCCCCTCCGTGGagtggggggggacgggggttgTCATCAGGGGCAAATAGTGGTTAATGGTAAACTGAGGAGCGTGTGGTTCCGCGGAGAACAGCCTTGAATTCCCCAGGAAGCTGGCTCTGTTGTTGAGAGAGGTGCAGAAAATAATGGCTTTGTAATCTTGCACACGAAattcttttctccctctgtcaAATCCCTGCCAGCCGGGATGAATCTGTAGCAGCGTGTCTGCTTTTGGATGGTTTCGGGTTAAGGGGTGTTGGGATATTCGTGCTTCTGTGGCACCCAGATGTGATTAAAAACACTGAACCAAACCTGGCGGCTCAGACAAGGCTGCACGCGTAACGTGCTTTATCCGGGGTTATTGTTTTTACTGTTCTAGTCTTGTTCTTGGCTGCACAGATTTTTTATTTCCGAgagggtttggttggtttttgttttgtttgtttttttttttattactgcagAGTAGCTGGTTACAGAGCAGCATAAAGAATAAAAACACGCTGGTAGCAGCGTTCTGTGGGGAAACATCTTCTCATAGAGCAACAACCTTTTCTGCGTTTTTAGCCTTTGTCTTGAAGTACTCGAAGTTCGTTCCGGTACTGGGAAAGCTTCACATCAGGGTTGGACCAAAACCAGTTCATTGTGGGAGAGTAGGGAAGAGTTTTGAGTTGggtgggggggttttttgctgGAACTGTGCATTAACTTCTTCCCGTAGTAAAAACCAGACAAGTTGAGAATAAGCCAAATTCTCAAGGAGTATTTGAGGGCTAAATTAGATTCTTTTTTCACTTTATATTTGTACAGGGAGAGTCAGTGTGTTGTAGAAGGGCTTACTTTGGGCTGCAGGAAGTGCCTTTAAACATCATCCCCTTTCTTGGATATGTGTTCGTTAGTAAGTGGAGGGCATGTCTTTATTAGCCCTTAGCATTGATTATCTCTGACCCACTCACCTATATATCCTGGACGGGACGAGTTTAGAACTCTTTTGCTTTAAATACATAGTTTTTTTAGCGAGGGTGGTTTGGTCTGAAAAGATTCTAAAATGTTGGTGTATTCACACTGACAGATAGGTTTTTCAGAGGGAGGGTATGGGTAGAAATTCAGCCATGCTTCCCAGAAAACAGTTCGTAATGTTTCTGCTTTAAAAGTAAAAGTCCTGTTCACTGAGGAGAGCGTGGCTTTTAGTGTAATAGTTCACATTTAATGTGACATAAGGACAATTATGCAAAAATGTGTGGAGACTGGAAGCTGCTATTCAAAGTTGTTGAATATTGTAAGATCAACCAAGACAGCACGGGGTTGACTGCTCGGTGATTAGTACTCCTCCTACAGAGCCCTCTGCCTTCCCGCTGCCTGCCGGGGGGGTTCCCTGGCTGAGGATTGGTAAGCAGGGCCTTGGAGTCTGGAGTCTTATCTTGGggggtttaaaaaaaagcttgttgCAGAGTTGTGACTAAGATGTATTGTGTCTGTTACAGACTTGAAACAACGAGCGAATTATTGAGGGggagtttggtttgggttttcagACTTAGTTTATTGTCGTTTGTTAAGCCACGTAAACAGATTCCTGAACTATTGTGGTTGGGTAATTTTAAAATCCAATCTAGATTagatttaatattaatttatttctactGTAGTAATAAAACATGGCAATGCAATATGGACTAAGCTCCTTAAATTTGACTTGCATATGGGTTTCTGGTACGTATGTGTAGCCAGCCGTCTGTTCCAGGAAGAATAGAACTCTTTCTTTTAATGGAAGAATGAACTGTGGCATGCCCAGCCAAACGAGTATATTCTAAATAAGTCCCTTTATAGGAGGTGTGGCCACCACAGAGAAAATAACCACTTACTgtagcaaagcaaacaaaaagggaaaacattaCCCAGATTGACTCCTAATTTTCTGTGGTGTCGGTTTAATGCGGAGCATGCCCTGGCAGATTATAGTCCTGGCTTATATTTGGGGTTCCTGTGCTGCCTGTCGTACCTAACGTGCGATGCCTGACGGGCTGCAGCTGAGTCACAGCAGAGGAGGGGtgtcctctcctgctgctgcactggCTGGTCCTCTGCTCCGTGTGAACGTGTTGGCTTCCAAAGCCCCGAAGTTCTCATCGCTTCTTTAATCTGTTTCATCTGCGCCCTTCTGGCCTGGGATGTCATCTGGAGACCAAGTGGCTGGCGTTCGCTTTCGCGAGCTCGCGGCTCCCGACGCGCCGTCGCAGAGGGAATGCCGACGCCTCCTAGGGCAGAGCTGCTGGTTTTGGGAGCGGAGGGGCTGCGGCTGGGTGGCACCGTGCTGAGGTGGTTCCCGCTCCACGGTTGTGTGCCTGGAGCCGAGAGAAATGATCCAGCACGAAGCTACCTGCCTGTGAACAGGAGTCCTGTAGGAAACCGCCTTCCTTGGCGTGAGAGCAACCCTGGGACGACTTCAGCATCGAGAGCCTCCTGGCTCTGAAGCCTTCCCCGCGCTGGGATCTCTTGCTCTGTGGTGTCTTGTGTCCCATCGAGCCACGTTGTCAGGCTTAAATAATTATAGTTGCTTTTTTTCCAGGCTGTGAGCAATACATGTAGTCTCCTCTACATCcttaaacaaaaacaacaacacaaaaagaaaaagcaccatCCTTTCCAGCTTCCTCCGGGAGTCTTCAAACCCTCCAATTAGCAGGAGTTGATTCTGGCTGTAAAGCATTTCTTTATGGGGCAGTTTGTCCTGTTAAATAAAACGTGAACACCCAAGGGTGTATCTGGCACGTGCACCAGGCCAGTGCGTTTCACAGCATTTCGCTCATCCCAGGATTCAGGATCCCCGATGTGAGGGAACTCGTAACTCTTCTGAAGGGTGCTAGTGGCCTCCTTAATTCCTAGGTCTTGCTTGAACATAGAGCTGCTGTGAAATGAGGTAAGCTGAGAGCAAAACGACAAACTTAAAATGCTTCAAAATCAAGTTGCCTTCTAATAATTAATCCTGTCTGCGTTCAGAAGGGTGAATCGAATAATCTCAATTACCCTGATCCCGTTTTTGAGTCTGCTGGGTTCCAGGCTCTTAAAGCCTTTGCGTATTTCAGGGTTGCTTGGCTTTGCGGTTTAGAGCTGATCCTTTTGGGGTTCTTTGTTCCCTTTGCTGGGCTGCTCCTGTGCTTCTTTCTACCCTTCTGGTTGGGCTTTGTTAGTTCAGGCAAGGGGGGTTGCGTAAACAGAGGGACGCAAACAAAGCGGGCAGGGAGTATCGATAACTCTTTGCAGCCCACGGGGTCTCTCCTTGCTCTTTTCTAGCAGAAACGTGCAAAACCTGACGTTACGCTTACCCTGGCGTTTCATTTTC contains the following coding sequences:
- the MED1 gene encoding mediator of RNA polymerase II transcription subunit 1, whose product is MKAAPAGAEETEKLNKMSTLLERLHAKYNQNRPWTETMKLVRQVMEKRVVMNSGGHQHLVSCLETLQKALKVSSLPAMTDRLESIARQNGLGSHLSANGTECYITSDMFYVEVQLDPTGLLCDVKVAHHGENPVSCPELVQHLREKNFDEFSKHLRGLVNLYKLPGDNKLKTKMYLALQSLELDLSKMAGMYWQATNANPLDKILHGSVGYLTPRSGGLLMNLKYYVSPYDLFEDGTGTSVILHENNVPRSLGMNVSVTVEGTMAMYKLPIAPLIMGSHPVDSKGTPSFSSITSANSVDLPACFFLKFPRPIPVSRAFIQKLQGCTGIPLFDTPPTFVPLYELITQFELSKEADPLPLNHNMRFYAALPGQQHCYFLNKDAPLPDGRSLQGTLISKIAFQHPGRVPLILSLIRHQVAYNTLIGSCVKRTVLKEDSPGILQFEVCPLSDSCFSVSFQHPVNDSLVCVVMDVQDSTHVNCKLYKGLSDALICTDDFIAKVVQRCMSIPVTMRAIRRKAETIQADTPALSLIAETVEDMVKKNLPPASSPGYGMTTGSNPMSGTTTPTNTFPGGPITTLFNMSISMKERHDSVGHGEDFSKVSQNPILTSLLQITGNVGSTIGSSPTPPHHTPPPVSSPASNTKNHPMLMNLLKENAPQDFSTLYGSSPLERQNSSSGSPRMEMGPGGNKQKKKKSRMPADKPKHQTEDDFQRELFSMDVDSQNPIFDVNMTADTLDTPHITPAPSQCSTPPTTYPQPIPHSQPSIQRMVRLSSSDSIGADVTDILSDIAEEASKLPATNEDCPPIGTPVRDSSSSGHSQSALFDPDVFQTNNSENPYTDPADLIADAAVSPNSDSSNHFFPDGVDFNPDLLNSQSQSGFGEEYFDESSQSGDTDDFKGYTSQALPPLGVQVLGADGGENKFKGSNQSDTVDFSIIAAASKALGSSDIMEHHSGGQSPLLNTGDLGKEKSQKRVKEGNGSGSNMAGPGIDGKPGKRSRTPSSDGKSKEKLPKRKKQETDGKSPSHSSSNRPFTPPASTGGSKSPGSSGRSQTPPGVATPPIPKITIQIPKGTVTVGKPSSHGQYTSSGSVTSSSSKSHHSHSSSSSSSSSSSTSGKIKSSKSEGSSGSKMSSSLYSSQGSSSSGQSKSSAQSVGKPGSSPITKHGLSTGSGSTKMKPQGKPSSLMNPSMSKPNISPSHSRPSGGSDKLASPMKPVPGTPPSSKAKSPISSGSGGSHMSGTGSSSSMKSSSGMGSSGSMSQKPPPSSNSSTASSSSFSSSGSSMSSSQNQHGSSKGKSPSRNKKPSLTAVIDKLKHGVVTSGPGGDDPMDGQIGPSSNSSSHTMSSKHNMSGGEFQGKREKSDKEKSKVSVSGGSVDSSKKTSDSKNVGSTGVAKIIISKHDGGSPSIKAKVTLQKPGEGGGDSLRPQMASSKSYGSPLISGSTPKHERCSPSHSKSPAYTPQNIDSESESGSSIAEKSYQNSPSSDDGIRPLPEYSSEKHKKHKKEKKKVKDKDRDRDRDRDKDRDKKKSHSMKPESWSKSPISADQSLSMASSTILSAERPSRASPEFLIGEEDDDLMDVALIGN